From Mastacembelus armatus chromosome 13, fMasArm1.2, whole genome shotgun sequence, one genomic window encodes:
- the LOC113145594 gene encoding leucine-rich repeat-containing protein 15: protein MLALTLATLGLLVWVSDLCPPNCQCVHDRASVTCQRKGLDQIPELPEGTEQLYVPYNKIQEIPWRGLEKLQILDLVENQLHAFLSLNPVWPRMMKLSKLLLRDNGLRSLHPDQFLKCPALTVLDLSENQIEYIPVGFLRGLANLQTLFLNSNQIQKLQVGVLEGAFALSDLHLKHNIITQIEDDVFKNATALNELILSSNRITSVGEVSFRGATGLQHLDLSDNLLVTVPAEAIRDAARLQFLYLKMNRLITLPEDCFSSLSLLVKLDLSNNNLTTLPSGALRGLTKLRELDLSDNLIDSLPSKVFNELINLQLLYLYGNRLTSLPPDVFSNLTKLQDLLLDNNQISAIPDGVFDSLSRLKVLQLSKNHILELQSAWLSKLKSLKNLYLEHNYLTHIPRGLFHKKRHLKEIDLNSNNISSLHHSVFHGLVRLNSLNLSYNHLCSLHSDQFSNLTSLKELDLDNNCIAKLPTRLFESLANLTKLNLDNNRLSEMSHDDFVGLTSLKELRLSFNHLHDIPFYTFHLLPNLRMLLLENNSLNNLRPQLFAHLSNLAELNLDGNKLDHLHPDVFQGLTNLQTLSLKFNQLSTVESQTLYPLRNLKIVYLSGNLWDCTCPRILSISCWLNMHKNKLGDVPICVSCSSSNSTSFTVHTPLSQPVTPPLLLQDRCIACSAGTSLCPFPLEVLNLLTVFLIAVCPP, encoded by the exons ATGCTGGCCTTAACCCTGGCCACCCTGGGCCTTTTGGTATGGGTTTCTGACCTCTGCCCCCCAAACTGCCAATGCGTCCATGACCGGGCATCTGTTACATGTCAGAGAAAAGGATTGGACCAGATCCCTGAGCTTCCAGAGGGCACAGAGCAGCTGTACGTCCCCTATAACAAGATACAGGAAATACCCTGGCGTGGGCTGGAGAAGCTGCAG ATTCTGGACCTGGTTGAGAATCAGCTGCATGCCTTCCTATCTCTCAACCCAGTTTGGCCCAGGATGATGAAACTGTCTAAGCTGTTATTACGTGACAATGGCCTGAGGTCTCTACACCCTGATCAGTTCTTGAAATGCCCTGCTCTCACTGTGCTGGACCTGAGCGAGAACCAAATTGAGTACATACCAGTTGGATTCCTCCGTGGATTAGCTAATCTCCAGACACTGTTTCTGAACTCTAACCAGATTCAAAAGCTACAGGTTGGTGTATTGGAAGGAGCCTTCGCTCTTTCTGACCTCCACCTCAAACATAATATCATAACACAAATAGAGGACGATGTTTTCAAGAACGCCACTGCATTAAATGAGCTTATTTTGTCAAGCAATAGAATCACAAGTGTTGGTGAGGTCAGTTTCAGAGGAGCGACAGGTCTCCAACACCTTGACCTGAGTGATAACCTGCTGGTCACTGTTCCAGCTGAGGCAATCAGGGATGCAGCTAGACTCCAGTTTCTGTATTTAAAGATGAACAGACTCATCACCCTTCCAGAGGACTGCTTCTCTTCACTGAGCCTTTTGGTTAAACTAGACTTGAGCAACAACAACCTGACTACCCTGCCCAGTGGAGCACTGAGAGGTCTGACCAagctgagagagctggacctcaGTGACAACCTCATAGATTCTCTTCCCTCGAAAGTCTTCAACGAGCTGATAAACCTTCAGTTACTTTATTTGTATGGGAACAGACTGACATCTCTCCCTCCGGATGTATTTAGTAACTTGACTAAGCTGCAAGACCTGCTGCTGGACAACAATCAGATCTCTGCCATTCCAGATGGAGTATTTGATTCACTGTCCAGACTCAAGGTGCTACAGTTGTCAAAAAACCACATCCTGGAGCTCCAATCTGCTTGGCTCTCTAAGCTCAAGTCATTAAAGAACCTGTACTTGGAGCACAATTACCTGACGCACATTCCTAGAGGCCTTTTCCACAAGAAGAGGCACCTCAAGGAGATAGACTTAAATAGCAACAACATCAGCTCTCTACACCACTCAGTTTTTCATGGTTTGGTAAGACTAAATTCACTTAATCTCTCTTATAACCATCTCTGCTCTCTACACTCAGACCAGTTCAGTAACCTTACCAGTTTAAAAGAGTTAGATCTAGATAACAACTGCATAGCTAAACTTCCTACAAGGCTGTTCGAGAGTCTAGCAAATCTTACAAAACTGAACCTCGACAACAATCGCCTCTCAGAGATGTCTCATGATGACTTTGTTGGATTGACAAGTCTTAAAGAGCTCAGGCTGAGCTTCAATCACCTCCATGACATCCCTTTTTATACCTTCCACCTCCTCCCCAACCTCCGCATGCTTCTGCTAGAGAATAACAGCCTAAATAATTTACGACCTCAGCTCTTTGCACATCTTTCAAATCTAGCAGAACTCAACTTGGATGGAAACAAGCTGGATCACCTGCATCCTGATGTCTTTCAAGGTCTTACAAACCTGCAGACATTGAGTTTAAAGTTCAATCAGCTCAGCACAGTGGAGAGCCAAACTTTGTACCCTTTGAGAAACCTCAAAATTGTCTATCTGTCTGGCAATTTGTGGGACTGCACCTGTCCTCGTATTCTCTCTATCAGCTGCTGGCtcaacatgcacaaaaacaagctAGGAGATGTGCCCATCTGCGTCTCCTGCTCTTCTTCAAACTCAACATCCTTTACTGTGCATACCCCACTCTCACAGCCAGTGACGCCTCCTTTGCTGTTACAAGATCGTTGCATTGCATGCTCTGCAGGTACCTCATTGTGTCCATTTCCTCTAGAAGTGCTGAATCTGCTCACAGTGTTTCTCATAGCTGTCTGCCCACCATGA
- the LOC113134921 gene encoding zinc finger protein 729 — protein MTEKSVFYSETRSIMETVIKAAVVIGHSAEQGPVKEKNKPDLDCTVEMLAREATRKISAIFSQLSSLLHSENQTLKAKVGQLESELKTATENFENARMWRENVLNGCPVLFEQSGLIFTLKPFGKLKRNLEKSTEGVTESSPAAGHDAYDGGEGLEEARSSTAARQAAEDCTTEIAAESKNTGSQSSQDAEPRNKGKVFACKVCDKTFTRQFHLMKHMNSHKEQRPYTCNQCPRKFRNTTTFEYHLLRHEEKKYATFKCQLCDKTFKTKMHLKTHQLVHTDTRPFLCSTCGKGFKTKHNLQAHQVVHTAEKPHKCSECGESFRYAFTLQCHRSVHTGEHPYKCTVCGKAFIKRRSLRTHQSVHRGKTFTCETCGAGFTLQHNLKRHIRIHTGEKPFKCKVCGKSFIQDNKLKAHMLLHGASKSFMCDLCGKTFLYNCQLQKHQKVTHDERRGQVIRRRTRERGNRRVIYRRDRTTVDVTPFSCKSCRKGFDSASSLKRHEIIHSGQMQYHCDTCGKSFFYKATYDYHQRGHSGERPFCCDVCGKRFIILQALKSHKLQHSGEKPHKCEECGKAFRIYTNYLRHLRIHTGEKPYECEVCGIRFRQLGHVKFHMQVHTGERPYSCSSCGLGFSDSRLLKRHNCTEKYQGNTVTTSFTSMSDLKAQVGAILEMLVNAAVTEMTKVFGSTPQAASPAAENTHEPSEKVIQLSGLMTSLAQEAVEKICQLFHECSSLLQLEVSEGVTEIEDLRRRLEVAEMELKLVLEGSGGQKEAEEPTEGGSRQKNSRTAPSNRAGGETVEISQRSGRKSRRVISGDAGVKRSPIIHLWKGRTYEDNVQPVTIKEEGLEAFADQTSSDSGQNRDEQGEDDDDDPDYQVEPEDPDDVDPGYTSRPKRVVKTKSYQRQMKKESLGQIQQPLSCKHCRKTFTKLLQLKAHQAIHGANAEKPFHCPQCGRGFSFQRSLNAHLLLHTGERPHTCDICGKGFTLKQLLRNHQRLHAEVRPFHCEQCGKSFYRAHGLKMHQMVHTGERAYNCQYCNKSFTIQGNLQRHLRIHTGEKPFRCETCGKSFNQADTLKGHQRIHTGERPFSCETCGKCFIQKSALKMHQKTSHSGENSLACVACGTTVACVDSLRKHLQTHAATIPCMCALCGQRLNSITDLRSHQQHHTVDRPHSCGLCGKSFKSSSYLKIHLKTHSGERPFSCDICGRMFTQHSSLKSHQVVHTGEKPFSCDTCGKCFSNTGNLNRHQRIHTGEKPFSCDTCGRSFNQGNSLKAHQQIHTGEKQFMCDKCGKSFSYLRNLKDHKCFYV, from the exons CCAGATTTGGACTGCACTGTGGAAATGTTGGCACGAGAGGCAACAAGAAAGATCAGCGCCATTTTCTCCCAGCTGTCGTCACTGCTGCACAGTGAAAACCAGACCCTGAAAGCCAAAGTGGGGCAGCTGGAGAGCGAGCTGAAGACTGCGACTGAAAACTTTGAAAACGCCAGAATGTGGAGAGAAAACGTCTTGAATGGCTGCCCCGTCCTGTTTGAGCAGAGTGGGCTGATTTTCACCTTGAAGCCGTTTGGTAAGTTAAAAAGAAATCTGGAAAAATCAACAGAGGGAGTCACAGAATCATCGCCTGCTGCTGGACATGATGCATATG ATGGTGGAGAAGGATTAGAGGAAGCCAGGTCCTCAACAGCAGCTAGACAAG CTGCAGAGGATTGCACCACAGAAATCGCAGCAGAATCCAAAAACACCGGCAGCCAAAGCTCACAGGATGCAGAACCCAGGAACAAAGGGAAGGTGTTTGCATGCAAAGTCTGTGACAAGACTTTCACCAGACAGTTTCATCTGATGAAACACATGAACTCTCACAAAGAGCAGAGGCCTTACACCTGCAACCAGTGTCCAAGAAAGTTCAGGAATACAACGACGTTTGAGTACCACCTGCTGCGACATGAGGAGAAGAAGTACGCTACTTTCAAGTGCCAGCTCTGTGATAAgaccttcaaaacaaaaatgcaccTGAAGACTCATCAGCTCGTACATACCGACACGAGGCCCTTCCTCTGTTCCACCTGTGGGAAAGGCTTCAAAACCAAACACAACCTGCAGGCTCATCAGGTTGTGCACACTGCTGAAAAGCCTCACAAATGCTCGGAGTGTGGGGAGAGTTTCAGGTACGCCTTCACACTGCAGTGCCATAGAAGTGTTCATACAGGTGAACATCCGTATAAATGCACAGTGTGTGGCAAAGCTTTTATAAAGAGGAGATCACTGAGGACACACCAGTCGGTCCACAGAGGGAAAACCTTTACGTGTGAGACGTGTGGAGCAGGCTTCACCCTTCAGCACAACCTGAAGAGACACATTCGTATTCACACAGGTGAAAAACCTTTCAAATGTAAAGTCTGTGGGAAGAGTTTCATTCAGGACAACAAGCTGAAAGCCCACATGCTCCTTCATGGTGCTTCAAAGTCATTCATGTGTGACCTGTGTGGAAAGACTTTTCTATACAACTGCCAGCTGCAGAAACACCAGAAAGTCACTCATGATGAAAGACGTGGTCAGGTCATCAGAAGACGAACTCGGGAGCGAGGAAATCGCAGAGTTATCTATCGACGAGACAGAACGACTGTAGACGTGACGCCATTCAGCTGTAAGTCCTGTCGCAAGGGCTTCGACTCTGCGAGTTCACTGAAAAGACACGAGATAATTCACAGTGGTCAGATGCAATACCACTGTGACACATGTGGAAAGTCATTTTTCTACAAAGCTACATACGACTACCATCAGCGAGGCCACTCTGGAGAGCGGCCATTCTGTTGTGACGTATGTGGGAAGAGGTTCATCATCCTTCAGGCCCTCAAGTCCCACAAGCTCCAGCACTCTGGAGAGAAACCACATAAGTGCGAAGAGTGTGGCAAAGCCTTCAGGATCTACACCAACTACCTTAGACACCTACGCATCCACACAGGGGAGAAGCCCTACGAGTGTGAAGTTTGTGGAATAAGGTTCAGGCAGCTTGGACACGTCAAGTTTCACATGCAGGTCCACACAGGAGAGAGGCCGTactcctgcagcagctgtggacTTGGATTTTCAGACTCAAGACTGCTCAAGAGACATAATTGTACTGAGAAATACCAGGGGAACACAGTCACTACCTCC TTCACCAGCATGTCCGATTTGAAGGCGCAGGTCGGGGCCATTTTGGAGATGTTGGTCAACGCGGCTGTGACAGAAATGACCAAAGTTTTCGGTTCAACACCACAAGCGGCGTCACCTGCGGCTGAAAACACGCACGAGCCCTCGGAGAAG gtaaTCCAGCTCAGCGGCCTCATGACATCTCTGGCTCAAGAAGCTGTGGAGAAGATCTGCCAGCTCTTCCATGAATGTTCGTCTCTGCTGCAACTAGAA GTGTCAGAGGGTGTGACAGAGATTGAGGACTTGAGGAGGAGACTAGAAGTGGCTGAGATGGAGCTGAAGCTGGTGTTGGAGGGCAGTGGAGGCCAGAAGGAAGCGGAGGAGCCCACAGAGGGaggcagcagacagaaaaacagcaggacGGCTCCAAGCaacagagcaggaggagagactGTCGAGATCAGCCAGCGCTCAGGGAGGAAGAGTCGCAGAG TGATTAGTGGGGACGCTGGAGTGAAGAGATCACCTATAATTCACCTGTGGAAAGGCAGAACCTATGAG GACAACGTGCAACCGGTCACAATAAAGGAGGAAGGACTGGAGGCGTTTGCTGACCAGACATCATCAGATTCTGGTCAGAACAGAGATGAACAAggggaggatgatgatgatgatcctGACTATCAG GTGGAGCCAGAAGATCCAGATGACGTTGACCCAGGATACACCTCCAGACCTAAACGTGTTGTAAAGACCAAGTCCTATCAACGTCAAATGAAGAAGGAGAGTCTGGGTCAGATCCAACAGCCTCTGAGCtgcaaacactgcaggaaaactTTCaccaagctgctgcagctcaaagCCCACCAGGCCATCCATGGGGCAAACGCAGAGAAGCCTTTCCACTGCCCTCAGTGTGGCAGAGGCTTTTCATTCCAGCGAAGCCTCAATGCACACTTGCTTCTCCATACTG GCGAGAGACCACACACCTGTGATATTTGTGGGAAGGGTTTTACCTTGAAGCAGCTCCTGAGGAACCACCAGCGTCTCCACGCTGAAGTCCGGCCATTTCATTGTGAGCAGTGCGGGAAGAGCTTCTACCGAGCCCACGGCCTGAAAATGCATCAGATGGTCCACACTGGAGAGCGGGCCTACAACTGCCAATACTGCAACAAAAGCTTCACAATACAGGGTAACCTGCAGCGCCACCTGCGCATACACACGGGGGAAAAACCTTTCAGGTGTGAGACTTGTGGAAAAAGCTTCAACCAGGCCGACACTCTGAAAGGCCATCAGCGGATACACACTGGTGAGCGTCCCTTCAGCTGTGAGACCTGCGGCAAGTGTTTCATCCAGAAGAGTGCTTTGAAGATGCACCAGAAAACCTCTCACTCAGGTGAGAACTCGCTGGCCTGCGTTGCATGTGGCACTACAGTAGCCTGTGTTGACTCGCTACGCAAACACCTTCAGACACATGCGGCAACTATTCCATGTATGTGTGCGCTGTGCGGCCAGCGGCTGAACTCTATCACTGACCTGCGCTCGCACCAGCAGCACCACACAGTAGACAGGCCTCACAGCTGCGGGCTCTGTGGGAAGAGTTTCAAATCGTCCAGTTACCTGAAAATTCACCTCAAGACACACAGTGGGGAGAGACCCTTCTCCTGCGACATCTGCGGTCGCATGtttacacagcacagcagcctgAAATCACACCAG GTGGtccacacaggagagaaaccgTTCAGCTGTGACACATGTGGGAAGTGTTTCAGCAACACAGGTAATCTGAACAGACACCAGCGTATCCacactggagagaagccgtTCAGCTGTGACACATGTGGACGCAGCTTCAATCAGGGCAACAGCCTGAAAGCCCACCAGCAAATACACACCGGGGAGAAGCAGTTTATGTGTGACAAGTGTGGGAAGAGTTTTTCCTACCTGAGGAATCTAAAGGACCACAAGTGTTTCTATGTGTGA